One genomic region from Salvia hispanica cultivar TCC Black 2014 chromosome 2, UniMelb_Shisp_WGS_1.0, whole genome shotgun sequence encodes:
- the LOC125203936 gene encoding peptidyl-prolyl cis-trans isomerase CYP19-3-like, whose amino-acid sequence MKNPRVFFDILIGRAKAGRVVMELFADTTPKTAENFRALCTGEKGIGSSGKPLHFKGSTFHRIIPNFMCQGGDFTRGNGTGGESIYGAKFADENFTLKHKKPGLLSMANSGKNTNGSQFFITTAITSWLDGKHVVFGEVVDGYDVVKKMEKVGSDAGTPSSTVLIQDCGQIVED is encoded by the coding sequence ATGAAGAATCCAAGGGTTTTCTTCGACATATTGATCGGGAGAGCGAAAGCTGGGCGCGTTGTGATGGAGCTCTTTGCCGACACCACTCCGAAAACCGCGGAGAATTTCCGAGCTCTGTGCACCGGCGAGAAAGGAATAGGATCTTCCGGGAAGCCACTGCATTTCAAAGGATCTACGTTCCATCGCATCATCCCTAATTTCATGTGTCAAGGCGGTGACTTCACTCGCGGCAACGGTACTGGCGGAGAATCCATTTATGGAGCCAAGTTTGCCGATGAGAATTTCACTCTGAAGCACAAGAAGCCAGGCCTCTTGTCCATGGCAAATTCTGGTAAAAACACCAATGGCTCTCAGTTCTTCATCACCACCGCGATTACCTCGTGGCTCGACGGGAAACACGTCGTCTTTGGGGAAGTTGTCGATGGTTACGACGTAGTCAAGAAGATGGAGAAGGTTGGCTCCGATGCCGGAACGCCCTCCTCTACTGTTTTGATTCAGGATTGTGGCCAGATTGTTGAAGATTAG